In Panicum virgatum strain AP13 chromosome 5K, P.virgatum_v5, whole genome shotgun sequence, the genomic window ACATAATGTAAATTTGTTATTAATAACACAGCCAACCTTATGTAATGCAATGAAAAGGTGGGAACAAGTAGGAACCATCAGAAAACAGCAGTCCAAAATGCAATAATTCATTCAGTCTAAtaagaaaacaaaaaggaagGCTAATGCCTTTAGAAAGACTAATAAAGGGAACATACtttacaaaaaagaaaaggaggcaaAGGtcaatttaaagaaaaaaacacCTTAGTAAGACTTGTAAATTTTGGATTCAGGTTACAGACAGCTACCAGTCTAACACGCAACTAATGAAACATTTGCAAGAAATGATAGGGTTCTTACGGTCTAGCTTttcaccaacaccaagaacCTCTTGAACATTGCGGGtcataatttgatgcacctcaTAGAGCTCATCATTCAGTTTTGCAAGGTTCCTTTGAGTTCTTGTATCCAAATATAGTTTCTTAGTCTTCTGGATGAATGTATCTACACAGACAAAAAACATGCTATCAAGCAATCTGAAGTAAGAATGAAAAAACAATGCTGGCAAGTGAACTCAAGAACCATACCAAACTTGATAAACGCATATGGCCTTGCAGCAGTTTCTATTTGATTGCCATTGACCCTCTCAAATTCATTTTTCAGATCTTCTAGGTACTGGAATGCAAGTTTCTTTGGATAAGACCGGTCACACATAGTCAGATAACATACTCGGCCTTCAATGATGTAGCTGTACATTTGAATTAAGGGGCACCAAGACTTTCACAAAACACTAGAACTTGATAAACATGATTACCAGGGTATTGATAGGTGTCTTCCTATTAAGCTTCACAAACAATAAAAAATGAAAGTAGAAGCTCCAACAAGTCACTAAAGAGGAAATTGGTTTAGGCAAGTAGCCTTGTTATTATAGCCATTTCTGGAGCAGTTGCCGGGAAATCACATAGATCCCTTTGACATAAGTTTTTTTTAATGTTTAAAGGCAGCAAAATTTCCAGTTCTATTCTCTGGTAAATAGGTCATAACTCATCAAAGCTATATAAATGTAATATGCAATGGCTTGATGTGCATCATATAAATCATATGGCTTGCATGGGCATGCAGAAGCAAGCCTAGATCCAGATACAAAGAGGACTATAAATGGCACAAGGATACTGGAAAAAGTAGGCCCCTGTCTCAATTGACATCCGGGAAGCTTCGTGATGCCCTTTTGACAAGTTCTTAAAAATAAGTTTAGCTTGCTGCTTGTAGAAATCAGCATCCTTCTGATCTCGCCCAGCATCCAACCCTTCTGCCAGTGGAAGCCCATCAGTGACACGCGCTATCATGGTCAGCTTCACCATTGTGTCAAGAAAGGCAGAACCACTAAAAAATATAGTAGAAAACCTACAAAGTAAGCTGCAACAAAAAACAGGAAATGGTACTTCAGAAGCAGATCCACTTCAACTAATCGGTTATGCTCCAAAACATCACGTCAAATTTCTAGTTATGTATCAGGAAACAACAGTAACAATAGATAGCAAAGCTTCATGGCATATCATACCACCCAACAAGCAATTCATGCCATTTACAAGATAAGATATGCAAAAATCATAGAGGGGTTACTTGTTCATCGCAAAATGCCAAGCCTATAATCAAAACCTCAAGTGCTCATAGATTCATAACCACTACTATCTTATTCCATAGCAACAAAAGATAACACAGGCAACAATGCACATAGAAGAACTATACTGATATACCTCACAAATGCAGTAATGCAACCT contains:
- the LOC120707200 gene encoding 25.3 kDa vesicle transport protein-like; protein product: MVKLTMIARVTDGLPLAEGLDAGRDQKDADFYKQQAKLIFKNLSKGHHEASRMSIETGAYFFHYIIEGRVCYLTMCDRSYPKKLAFQYLEDLKNEFERVNGNQIETAARPYAFIKFDTFIQKTKKLYLDTRTQRNLAKLNDELYEVHQIMTRNVQEVLGVGEKLDQVSEMSSRLTSDTRIYADKAKDLNRQALIRKYAPVAIVIGVVFILFWLKNKIW